A genomic segment from Gracilinanus agilis isolate LMUSP501 chromosome 1, AgileGrace, whole genome shotgun sequence encodes:
- the SHC2 gene encoding SHC-transforming protein 2: MSSRAGPGPGAPSSPPPASPATPRLGSEAGPDEPDAPTTFCKLLPRMSPWKFSGPAAFLSRSPSSAGKELAPAAATKGGGLEEAAAPGTGAGPGLAAVLGACEPVCASPCSLQLVSRCRGAAGARQAGAGAGARGVGPGARAPQAGDEWSRKGSFIHKPPQGWLHPDDRVLGPGVSYIVRYMGCIEVLRSMRSLDFNTRTQVTREAINRLYEAVPGVRGAWKKKAPNKALFSILGKSNLRFAGMSITINISIDGLNLMVPTTRQVSSNPGQPCDDGYLQADSRPLGSRDYEEHMYVNTQNLESWETEPAAPEESPKKDLFDMRPFEDALKLHECSVSSSGPVPIEDQWPSPPTRRAPIAPTEEQLRREPWYHGKMSRRAAEKLLRADGDFLVRDSVTNPGQYVLTGMHGGQPKHLLLVDPEGVVRTKDVLFESISHLIDYHLQNGQPILAAESELHLRDVVKRES, encoded by the exons ATGAGCAGCCGGGCAGGCCCGGGCCCCGGCGCCCCATCTTCTCCCCCGCCCGCCTCCCCGGCCACCCCAAGACTCGGGTCCGAGGCCGGCCCAGACGAGCCCGACGCGCCCACTACTTTCTGTAAGCTCCTGCCCAGGATGTCCCCGTGGAAGTTCTCGGGCCCCGCCGCCTTTCTCAGCCGCAGCCCGTCCAGCGCTGGGAAGGAGCTAGCCCCAGCGGCGGCCACCAAGGGCGGCGGCCTGGAGGAGGCGGCAGCGCCGGGAACCGGGGCTGGGCCCGGCCTGGCCGCGGTGCTGGGCGCTTGTGAACCCGTTTGTGCCAGTCCCTGCTCCCTGCAGCTGGTGAGCCGCTGCCGGGGCGCGGCTGGGGCCCGCCAGGCCGGGGCTGGGGCAGGGGCGCGGGGGGTCGGGCCCGGGGCACGAGCACCGCAGGCTGGCGACGAGTGGAGTCGCAAGGGCAGTTTTATCCACAAGCCCCCGCAGGGCTGGCTGCACCCGGACGACAGGGTCCTGGGTCCTGGGGTCTCCTACATCGTGCGG TACATGGGCTGCATAGAGGTACTGCGATCCATGAGGTCCCTGGATTTTAACACCCGAACTCAGGTCACCCG GGAGGCGATCAATAGGCTTTATGAAGCAGTGCCTGGTGTCCGAGGTGCCTGGAAGAAAAAG gcCCCCAATAAAGCCCTGTTCTCCATCCTTGGCAAGAGCAACCTCCGTTTTGCTGGTATGAGCATTACAATCAACATCTCCATTGATGGTCTCAACCTTATGGTGCCCACCACTCGCCAGGTAAGCAGCAACCCTG GCCAGCCCTGTGATGATGGCTACTTGCAGGCAGACAGCCGGCCTCTGGGCTCTCGGGACTATGAAGAACACATGTATGTGAACACACAGAACCTGGAGAGCTGGGAGACAGAGCCTGCTGCCCCGGAAGAGAGCCCCAAGAAGGACCTTTTTGATATGA GGCCCTTTGAAGATGCTTTGAAATTGCACGAGTGCTCTGTGTCCAGCAGTGGTCCTGTCCCCATCGAGGACCAGTGGCCCAGTCCACCCACTCGCCGGGCTCCCATTGCGCCGACAGAGGAGCAGCTACGCCGAGAGCCCTGGTACCACGGCAAGATGAGCCGGCGGGCAGCAGAGAAGCTGCTCAGAGCAGATGGGGATTTCCTGGTGCGGGACAGTGTCACTAACCCTGGACAGTATGTTCTCACAGGCATGCATGGTGGACAGCCCAAACATCTGCTCCTGGTGGACCCTGAGGGAGTG GTACGGACCAAGGATGTGTTGTTTGAGAGCATCAGCCACCTTATTGATTACCATCTGCAGAATGGGCAGCCCATTCTGGCTGCTGAGAGTGAACTGCACCTTCGAGATGTGGTCAAGCGAGAATCCTGA